A single Micromonospora luteifusca DNA region contains:
- a CDS encoding acetyl-CoA C-acetyltransferase, which yields MASVIVSGARTPMGRLLGNLKDLPATKLGGIAIKAALERAGVSPDQVQYVIMGQVLQAGTGQIPARQAAVEAGVPMSVPALTINKVCLSGLDAIALADQLIRAGEFDIVVAGGMESMTNAPHLLMGQRTGYKYGDVVVKDHMAHDGLSDAWDCCSMGESTERLGTKHGISRTEQDAFAAASHQRAAAAQKNGHFADEIAPVVIPQRKGDPLVISEDEGIRPDTTVESLAKLRPAFTSDGTITAGSSSPISDGAAAVLVMSKAKAQELGLTWLAEIGAHGNVAGPDNSLHSQPSNAINHALKKGGLSVADLDLIEINEAFAQVGVQSTRDLGISPDKVNVNGGAIALGHPIGMSGARLVLTLALELKRRGGGTGAAALCGGGGQGDALIIHVPGKVEKAQ from the coding sequence ATGGCTTCGGTGATCGTCAGCGGCGCGCGGACCCCGATGGGGCGCCTGCTGGGTAACCTCAAGGACCTTCCGGCCACGAAGCTCGGCGGGATCGCCATCAAGGCGGCGTTGGAGCGCGCCGGGGTCAGCCCGGATCAGGTCCAGTACGTGATCATGGGGCAGGTGCTGCAGGCTGGCACCGGTCAGATTCCGGCGCGGCAGGCGGCCGTCGAGGCTGGCGTGCCGATGTCCGTGCCGGCGTTGACCATCAACAAGGTCTGCCTCTCCGGTCTGGACGCGATCGCCCTGGCCGACCAGCTGATCCGCGCCGGCGAGTTCGACATCGTGGTGGCCGGCGGCATGGAGTCGATGACCAACGCACCGCACCTGCTGATGGGCCAGCGCACCGGCTACAAGTACGGCGATGTGGTGGTCAAGGACCACATGGCGCACGACGGGCTCAGCGACGCCTGGGACTGCTGCTCGATGGGCGAGTCGACCGAGCGGCTGGGCACCAAGCACGGCATCTCCCGTACGGAGCAGGACGCCTTCGCGGCGGCCAGCCACCAGCGGGCCGCCGCCGCGCAGAAGAACGGTCACTTCGCCGACGAGATCGCCCCGGTGGTGATCCCGCAGCGCAAGGGTGACCCACTGGTGATCAGCGAGGACGAGGGTATCCGCCCGGACACCACCGTCGAGTCGCTCGCCAAGCTGCGCCCCGCCTTCACCTCGGACGGCACCATCACCGCCGGCAGTTCCTCGCCGATCTCCGACGGCGCCGCCGCGGTGCTGGTGATGAGCAAGGCCAAGGCCCAGGAGCTGGGGCTGACCTGGCTGGCCGAGATCGGTGCGCACGGCAACGTGGCGGGTCCGGACAACTCCCTGCACTCGCAGCCGTCCAACGCGATCAACCACGCCCTGAAGAAGGGCGGCCTGAGTGTCGCGGACCTGGACCTCATTGAGATCAACGAAGCGTTTGCCCAGGTCGGCGTGCAGTCCACCCGGGACCTCGGCATCAGCCCGGACAAGGTCAACGTCAACGGCGGCGCGATCGCGCTGGGGCACCCGATCGGCATGTCCGGGGCGCGTCTCGTCCTCACCCTCGCCCTGGAGCTGAAGCGGCGTGGCGGCGGCACGGGCGCGGCGGCGCTCTGCGGTGGCGGTGGCCAGGGCGACGCGCTGATCATCCACGTTCCGGGCAAGGTCGAGAAGGCACAGTGA
- the ccrA gene encoding crotonyl-CoA carboxylase/reductase: protein MQDILEAIMAAEESNDPDRELAGVAGLPVPESYRGVVVRAEEARMFDGMATRDKDPRKALHVQEVPTPELAPGEALIAVMASAINYNTVWTSIFEPLPTFKFLQRYGRVSELTRRHDLPYHVVGSDAAGVVLRTGPGVTRWAPGDEVVAHCLSVELEDAAGHDDTMLDPQQRIWGFETNFGGLAEMAVVKANQLMPKPRHLSWEEAASPGLVNSTAYRQLVSHHGADMKQGDVVLIWGASGGLGGYATQMALGGGAIPVCVVSSPEKAELCRRMGAELVIDRAAEGFRFWKDEETQDPDEWRRFGERIRELTGGEDPDIVFEHPGRETFGASVYVARRGGTIVTCASTSGFLHQYDNRYLWMHLKRIIGSHFANYHEAWQANRLVSLGKVHPTVSRTHSLEQTGQAAYEVHRNAHQGKVGVRCLAPTDGLGVRDGELRAEHEEAINRFRGH from the coding sequence GTGCAGGACATCCTCGAAGCGATCATGGCGGCGGAGGAATCGAACGATCCGGACCGCGAGCTCGCCGGCGTCGCCGGACTGCCCGTTCCGGAGAGCTACCGGGGCGTGGTGGTCCGCGCCGAGGAGGCCCGGATGTTCGACGGCATGGCCACCCGGGACAAGGACCCGCGCAAGGCGTTGCACGTCCAGGAGGTGCCGACGCCGGAGCTGGCACCGGGCGAGGCGCTGATCGCGGTGATGGCGAGTGCGATCAACTACAACACGGTGTGGACCAGCATCTTCGAGCCGCTGCCCACCTTCAAGTTCCTCCAGCGCTACGGCCGGGTCTCCGAGCTGACCCGCCGCCACGATCTGCCGTACCACGTGGTCGGCTCGGACGCGGCGGGCGTGGTGCTGCGAACCGGCCCCGGGGTGACCCGGTGGGCGCCCGGCGACGAGGTGGTTGCGCACTGCCTCTCCGTCGAGTTGGAGGACGCGGCTGGGCACGACGACACCATGCTCGACCCGCAGCAGCGGATCTGGGGCTTCGAGACCAACTTCGGCGGGCTGGCCGAGATGGCCGTGGTCAAGGCCAACCAGCTGATGCCCAAGCCGCGGCACCTGAGCTGGGAGGAGGCGGCCAGCCCTGGGCTGGTCAACTCCACCGCCTACCGGCAGCTCGTCTCGCACCACGGGGCCGACATGAAGCAGGGCGACGTGGTGCTGATCTGGGGCGCCTCCGGCGGCCTCGGCGGGTACGCCACCCAGATGGCGCTCGGCGGCGGCGCGATCCCGGTCTGCGTCGTCTCCTCGCCGGAGAAGGCCGAGCTGTGTCGCAGGATGGGCGCGGAGCTGGTCATCGATCGGGCGGCCGAAGGTTTCCGCTTCTGGAAGGACGAGGAGACCCAGGACCCGGACGAGTGGCGGCGCTTCGGCGAGCGGATCCGCGAACTGACCGGTGGCGAGGACCCGGACATCGTCTTCGAGCACCCGGGTCGGGAGACGTTCGGCGCCAGCGTCTACGTGGCCCGGCGCGGTGGAACGATCGTCACCTGCGCCTCCACGAGTGGATTCCTGCACCAGTACGACAACCGCTACCTCTGGATGCACCTCAAGCGGATCATCGGCAGCCACTTCGCGAACTATCACGAGGCGTGGCAGGCCAACCGCCTGGTCTCGCTCGGCAAGGTGCACCCCACGGTGTCCCGCACCCACTCGCTGGAGCAGACCGGTCAGGCCGCGTACGAGGTGCACCGCAACGCCCACCAGGGCAAGGTCGGCGTGCGCTGCCTCGCACCCACCGACGGGCTGGGCGTACGCGACGGGGAGTTGCGGGCCGAACACGAGGAGGCGATCAACCGGTTCCGGGGGCACTGA
- a CDS encoding alpha/beta hydrolase — translation MSTAIRASSILPGRREDIELHTADGLRLVGELALPADRPPVATLVCLHPLPTHGGMMDSHVFRKAAWRLPALADLAVLRFNTRGTSSLRGTSEGTFDRAVGERYDVAAAIEYAEFAELPNIWLVGWSFGTDLTLKYGCDPAIAGAILLSPPLRFSAPADLATWAASGRPLVALVPEFDDYLRPTEARERFAAVPQAEVVGVPGAKHLWVGDAETVLDEIVRRVNPAVEVPLPTTWDGPMEAGDVSAYADRTVASFADTPVPGPPASKAD, via the coding sequence GTGAGCACAGCGATCCGCGCGTCGTCGATCCTCCCCGGCCGCCGAGAGGACATCGAGCTGCACACCGCCGATGGTCTGCGGCTGGTCGGTGAGCTGGCCCTGCCGGCCGACCGGCCGCCGGTGGCCACCCTGGTCTGCCTGCACCCGCTGCCCACCCACGGCGGAATGATGGACAGCCACGTCTTCCGTAAGGCGGCCTGGCGGCTGCCCGCGCTGGCCGACCTGGCCGTGCTGCGGTTCAACACCCGGGGCACCAGCAGCCTGCGCGGCACCAGCGAGGGAACCTTCGACCGCGCGGTGGGGGAGCGGTACGACGTGGCCGCCGCCATCGAGTACGCGGAGTTCGCCGAGCTGCCCAACATCTGGCTCGTCGGCTGGTCGTTCGGCACCGACCTGACCTTGAAGTACGGCTGTGACCCGGCGATCGCCGGGGCGATCCTGCTCTCCCCGCCGTTGCGTTTCTCGGCCCCTGCGGACCTGGCCACCTGGGCGGCCTCCGGCCGGCCGCTGGTGGCGCTGGTGCCGGAGTTCGACGACTACCTGCGTCCGACCGAGGCGCGGGAGCGGTTCGCCGCGGTGCCGCAGGCCGAGGTGGTCGGGGTGCCGGGGGCCAAGCACCTCTGGGTGGGTGACGCGGAGACGGTGCTCGACGAGATCGTCCGGCGGGTCAACCCGGCCGTCGAGGTGCCGCTGCCAACGACCTGGGACGGCCCGATGGAGGCCGGCGACGTCAGCGCGTACGCCGACCGGACGGTGGCCTCGTTCGCCGACACGCCCGTCCCCGGTCCGCCCGCGAGCAAGGCCGACTGA
- the meaB gene encoding methylmalonyl Co-A mutase-associated GTPase MeaB, with product MSEAAEHVPPAGTTSVRRSRDVPLLVERARAGDPRAVARLITLVENGDALLPAIAAALAPYAGQAQVVGLTGSPGVGKSTTTNELVRALRAQGHRVGVLAVDPSSPFTGGAILGDRVRMQDHATDPGVYIRSMSSRGHLGGLAAATPQAVRVLEGAGCDVVLVETVGVGQAEVEVASLADTTLVLLAPGMGDAIQAVKAGILEIADVFVVNKADRDGVDATVRDIQGMIALGERGPGQWRPQVVRSVAARGEGIDDIAAAIDKHRGWLVEHGELRRRQEARAAAEIEAIALGTLRARIGSLRDGTELTTLAAKVAEGALDPYTAADELLAQLAR from the coding sequence GTGAGCGAAGCGGCTGAGCACGTCCCGCCGGCGGGCACCACGTCGGTGCGCCGTAGTCGGGACGTACCGCTGCTGGTCGAGCGGGCCCGCGCGGGTGACCCCCGCGCGGTGGCCCGGCTGATCACATTGGTGGAGAACGGCGATGCGCTGCTGCCGGCGATCGCCGCCGCGTTGGCGCCGTACGCCGGACAGGCCCAGGTCGTGGGGCTGACCGGTTCGCCCGGGGTGGGCAAGTCGACCACCACCAATGAGCTGGTCCGCGCGCTGCGGGCGCAGGGGCACCGGGTCGGTGTGCTGGCGGTCGACCCGTCCAGCCCGTTCACCGGCGGCGCGATCCTCGGCGACCGGGTGCGGATGCAGGACCACGCCACGGACCCGGGCGTCTACATCCGGTCGATGTCCAGCCGGGGGCACCTCGGCGGGTTGGCCGCTGCGACGCCGCAGGCGGTCCGGGTGCTGGAAGGCGCCGGCTGTGACGTGGTGCTGGTGGAGACCGTCGGTGTCGGGCAGGCCGAGGTGGAGGTCGCGTCGCTGGCCGACACCACGCTCGTGTTGCTCGCCCCGGGCATGGGTGACGCGATCCAGGCAGTCAAGGCCGGCATCCTGGAGATCGCCGACGTGTTCGTGGTCAACAAGGCCGACCGGGACGGCGTCGACGCCACGGTCCGCGACATCCAGGGCATGATCGCCCTCGGCGAGCGCGGCCCGGGGCAGTGGCGACCGCAGGTGGTCCGCTCGGTCGCCGCGCGCGGCGAGGGCATCGACGACATCGCCGCCGCGATCGACAAGCACCGGGGCTGGCTGGTCGAGCACGGCGAGCTGCGCCGCCGCCAGGAGGCGCGGGCCGCCGCCGAGATCGAGGCGATCGCGCTCGGCACCCTCCGCGCCCGGATCGGCTCACTGCGCGACGGTACGGAGTTGACCACGCTCGCCGCCAAGGTCGCCGAAGGTGCCCTCGACCCGTACACGGCGGCGGACGAGCTGCTCGCCCAACTCGCCCGCTGA
- a CDS encoding 3-hydroxyacyl-CoA dehydrogenase family protein, with amino-acid sequence MAREFSTVGVVGLGTMGAGIVEVFARNGIDVVAVEISEPALERGRATLTRSTDRAVAKGKLAAADRDALHERVHFAAGLDALHSVDLVIEAVPEHLDLKQRIFAELDRVCRPETILATNTSSLSVTEISVATTRPNQVIGIHFFNPAPVMKLVEVVRTVVTSPEVVADVEALCARLGKVDVTINDRAGFIANALLFGYLNHAVGMFESHYATREDIDAAMKLGCGLPMGPLALMDLIGLDTAYEILDTMYRRGGRDRRHAPVPLLKQMVTAGLLGRKSGRGFYTYERPGSPVVVPDEATPPATEAALADGALAIAKVGVVGSGTMATGIIEVFAKAGYEVVSVTRGMEKSATVCEAVKTSLNKGVVRGKLAETDRDAALGRITWSATLDHLADVDLVVEAVVEELSVKKALFASLDEICKPGVVLATTTSSLPVIDVAMATHRPADVVGLHFFNPAPVMPLVEVVRTIRTSPETTATARAVCAALGKTAVVCGDRSGFIVNALLFPYLNDAVKMLEASYSTADDIDHAMKLGCGYPMGPFELLDVVGLDVALAIQRELYLELREPGFAPAPLLEHLVTAGYLGRKTRRGFRDHSHR; translated from the coding sequence GTGGCGCGCGAGTTCAGCACCGTGGGTGTGGTGGGGCTGGGCACCATGGGTGCCGGCATCGTCGAGGTCTTCGCCCGCAACGGCATCGACGTGGTGGCGGTCGAGATCTCCGAGCCGGCGCTGGAGCGCGGTCGGGCCACCCTCACCCGCTCCACCGACCGGGCGGTCGCCAAGGGCAAGCTCGCCGCCGCGGACCGCGACGCCCTGCACGAGCGGGTGCACTTCGCCGCCGGGCTGGACGCGCTGCACTCCGTCGACCTGGTCATCGAGGCGGTGCCCGAGCACCTGGACCTCAAGCAGCGGATCTTCGCCGAGCTGGACCGGGTCTGCCGGCCGGAGACCATCCTCGCCACCAACACCTCGTCGCTGAGCGTCACCGAGATCTCGGTGGCCACCACCCGGCCCAACCAGGTGATCGGCATCCACTTCTTCAACCCGGCTCCCGTGATGAAGCTGGTCGAGGTGGTCCGCACGGTCGTCACCTCACCCGAGGTCGTCGCCGACGTCGAGGCGCTCTGCGCCCGGCTCGGCAAGGTCGACGTCACCATCAACGACCGGGCCGGCTTCATCGCCAACGCGTTGCTCTTCGGCTACCTCAACCACGCGGTCGGCATGTTCGAGTCGCACTACGCGACCCGGGAGGACATCGACGCCGCGATGAAGCTCGGCTGCGGCCTGCCGATGGGCCCACTGGCGTTGATGGACCTGATCGGCCTGGACACCGCGTACGAGATCCTGGACACCATGTACCGGCGCGGCGGGCGGGACCGCCGGCACGCCCCGGTGCCGCTGCTCAAGCAGATGGTGACCGCGGGGCTGCTCGGCCGGAAGTCCGGACGGGGCTTCTACACCTACGAGCGGCCCGGTTCGCCAGTGGTCGTACCGGATGAGGCGACGCCGCCGGCCACGGAGGCCGCGCTCGCCGACGGGGCTCTCGCCATCGCGAAGGTCGGCGTGGTCGGCTCCGGGACGATGGCCACCGGGATCATCGAGGTCTTCGCGAAGGCCGGCTACGAGGTCGTCTCGGTGACCCGGGGCATGGAGAAGTCCGCGACGGTCTGCGAGGCGGTGAAGACCTCGCTGAACAAGGGCGTGGTGCGCGGCAAGCTCGCCGAGACCGACCGGGACGCCGCGCTCGGCCGGATCACCTGGTCGGCCACGCTCGACCATCTCGCCGACGTCGACCTGGTGGTCGAGGCCGTGGTCGAGGAGCTGAGCGTGAAGAAGGCGCTCTTCGCGAGCCTCGACGAGATCTGCAAGCCCGGCGTTGTGCTGGCCACCACGACCTCCTCGCTGCCGGTGATCGACGTCGCGATGGCCACCCACCGGCCCGCCGACGTGGTGGGGCTGCACTTCTTCAACCCGGCGCCGGTCATGCCGCTGGTCGAGGTCGTCCGCACCATCCGCACCTCCCCGGAGACCACCGCCACCGCCCGCGCGGTCTGCGCCGCGCTCGGCAAGACCGCCGTGGTCTGCGGCGACCGGTCCGGGTTCATCGTCAACGCGTTGCTGTTCCCCTACCTGAACGACGCGGTGAAGATGCTGGAAGCCAGCTACTCGACGGCCGACGACATCGACCACGCGATGAAGCTGGGCTGCGGCTACCCGATGGGCCCCTTCGAGCTGCTCGACGTGGTCGGGTTGGACGTCGCGCTGGCGATTCAACGCGAGCTGTACCTGGAGTTGCGCGAGCCGGGGTTCGCGCCCGCGCCGCTGCTGGAGCACCTGGTCACCGCCGGCTACCTGGGCCGCAAGACCCGCCGCGGCTTCCGCGACCACTCGCACCGCTGA
- a CDS encoding AI-2E family transporter, which translates to MDPDEPPAVPSGKFGTPGRPLRRSSFLIGFTGALGVLLAYTLYQGIRNAGGILVLVVIALFLAVGLNPAVVRLRRWGVPHGLAVAVVALTVVLLLCGGVVALVPPIVTQSGQFIEQLPSYVEELRRNPTVNDLVERYDVVQRVQNAANADTIGRALGGVLGGAQLIFGTVFRALTVLVLTIYFLAYFNRLRTLGYSLVPRSRRERVQLIGDEILAKVGAYMVGALSIAVLAGATTFVFALIVGLPYPFALAVVVAVTDLIPQIGATLGAVIVSLVGFADNLPTGIACAVFFLIYQQVENYLIYPKVMRRSVEVNEVAALLAALLGVALLGVVGALIAIPTVAALQLILREVVLPRQETR; encoded by the coding sequence ATCGACCCGGATGAGCCGCCGGCGGTCCCGTCCGGGAAGTTCGGCACGCCGGGGCGGCCGCTGCGCCGCAGCAGCTTCCTGATCGGTTTCACCGGCGCCCTGGGCGTGCTGCTGGCGTACACCCTCTATCAGGGGATTCGCAACGCCGGCGGCATCCTGGTGTTGGTGGTGATCGCGCTCTTCCTCGCGGTCGGCCTCAACCCGGCGGTGGTCCGGCTACGCCGGTGGGGCGTGCCGCACGGTCTGGCGGTGGCGGTGGTCGCGTTGACCGTGGTGCTGCTGCTCTGCGGTGGAGTGGTGGCGCTCGTCCCGCCGATCGTCACGCAGTCGGGGCAGTTCATCGAACAGTTGCCCAGCTACGTCGAGGAGTTGCGTCGCAATCCGACGGTCAATGACCTGGTGGAGCGCTACGACGTGGTGCAGCGGGTGCAGAACGCGGCCAACGCGGACACGATCGGCCGGGCGCTCGGCGGCGTGCTCGGCGGCGCCCAACTGATCTTCGGCACGGTGTTCCGGGCGCTGACCGTGCTGGTGCTGACCATCTACTTCCTGGCGTACTTCAACCGGCTGCGCACCCTGGGCTACTCGCTGGTGCCCCGGTCGCGCCGGGAGCGGGTGCAACTGATCGGCGACGAGATCCTGGCCAAGGTTGGCGCCTACATGGTCGGCGCGCTGAGCATCGCGGTGCTGGCCGGCGCGACGACGTTCGTCTTCGCGCTGATCGTCGGGCTGCCGTACCCGTTCGCGCTCGCCGTGGTGGTCGCGGTGACCGACCTGATCCCGCAGATCGGCGCCACCCTGGGCGCGGTGATCGTGAGTCTGGTCGGCTTCGCCGACAACCTGCCCACCGGCATCGCCTGCGCGGTCTTCTTCCTGATCTACCAGCAGGTGGAGAACTATCTGATCTACCCAAAGGTGATGCGGCGCTCGGTGGAGGTCAACGAGGTGGCCGCCCTGCTGGCCGCGCTGCTCGGGGTGGCCCTGCTGGGCGTGGTGGGCGCGCTGATCGCCATCCCCACGGTGGCCGCACTGCAACTGATCCTGCGCGAGGTGGTGCTGCCGCGCCAGGAGACCCGCTGA
- a CDS encoding DivIVA domain-containing protein: MPQQQSSPLAFFDNANSQPDFTVGLRGYNTHQVDDFLGRMTAALTQSEQARAEAEQRMNDAQRRLRQAEQRMSALEQKLTDTNKQLEENSRPTLSGLGTRVEQILRLAEEQANDHRNEAKRESEGILSAARLEAREITDKARAEAAAMKASAEREAGNLRTAAEREAAEVRVQARREADTLRADADRETKQLRTVTAHEVAELKSTVEREVATLRATAEREITQQRAKAAREAEEKRAEATKLLTDARDKRDKDLQALELQLAERREKSEREESERHAAQVAQTQKMVSEAEQRARAAQERAKEIEQRAEARRVESERNAAETVDKAKAHSEKTLNEAKAESQRLLTEARTEAELTTQAARREVEDLTRQKDAVTSQLGQMLSGLAGIVPGMPAAAAPAAKPEAKKADGGQERVPAETAG, from the coding sequence ATGCCCCAGCAGCAGTCCTCCCCTCTCGCGTTCTTCGATAACGCGAACTCGCAGCCAGACTTCACCGTCGGCCTGCGCGGTTACAACACTCACCAGGTCGATGACTTCCTCGGCCGGATGACCGCCGCGCTGACCCAGTCCGAGCAGGCCCGTGCCGAGGCCGAGCAGCGGATGAACGACGCCCAGCGTCGGCTCCGCCAAGCCGAACAGCGCATGAGTGCGCTGGAGCAGAAGCTCACCGACACGAACAAGCAGCTCGAAGAGAACAGCCGGCCCACCCTCTCCGGGCTCGGCACCCGCGTCGAGCAGATCCTCCGGCTCGCCGAGGAGCAGGCCAACGATCACCGCAACGAGGCGAAGCGCGAGTCGGAGGGCATCCTCTCCGCCGCCCGCCTCGAGGCTCGCGAGATCACCGACAAGGCACGTGCCGAGGCCGCGGCCATGAAGGCCAGCGCCGAGCGCGAGGCGGGCAACCTGCGCACGGCCGCCGAGCGCGAGGCCGCCGAGGTTCGGGTGCAGGCCCGCCGTGAGGCTGACACACTGCGCGCGGACGCCGACCGCGAGACCAAGCAGCTGCGTACCGTCACCGCGCACGAGGTGGCCGAGCTGAAGTCGACCGTCGAGCGGGAGGTCGCCACCCTGCGGGCCACCGCCGAGCGGGAGATCACCCAGCAGCGGGCGAAGGCCGCCCGCGAGGCTGAGGAGAAGCGCGCCGAGGCGACCAAGCTGCTGACCGATGCGCGGGACAAGCGCGACAAGGACCTCCAGGCTCTCGAGCTCCAGTTGGCCGAGCGGCGTGAGAAGTCCGAGCGCGAGGAGTCCGAGCGGCACGCCGCCCAGGTCGCGCAGACCCAGAAGATGGTCAGCGAGGCCGAGCAGCGTGCCCGGGCCGCGCAGGAGCGGGCCAAGGAAATCGAGCAGCGCGCCGAGGCGCGGCGGGTCGAGTCGGAGCGCAACGCCGCCGAGACGGTGGACAAGGCCAAGGCGCACTCCGAGAAGACGCTCAACGAGGCCAAGGCCGAGTCGCAGCGTCTGCTCACCGAGGCCCGCACCGAGGCGGAGCTGACCACGCAGGCCGCCCGCCGCGAGGTCGAGGACCTCACCCGGCAGAAGGACGCGGTCACCTCGCAGCTGGGCCAGATGCTCTCCGGGCTTGCCGGCATCGTTCCGGGGATGCCGGCGGCGGCCGCCCCGGCAGCCAAGCCGGAGGCCAAGAAGGCCGATGGCGGTCAGGAGCGGGTGCCGGCGGAGACCGCTGGCTGA
- the mce gene encoding methylmalonyl-CoA epimerase, which produces MVENSPAEPGADYVTDIGLRKIDHVGIAVADLDAAIDFYQRTFGMRCVHIETNAEQGVREAMLAVGPTTEGGCVQLLAPLTPESTIAKFLDRNGPGVQQVAYTVVDIDAACAALRARGVRLLYDAPRRGTADSRINFVHPKDAGGVLVELVEPAAGH; this is translated from the coding sequence ATGGTTGAGAACTCCCCCGCCGAGCCCGGTGCGGACTACGTCACAGACATCGGACTTCGCAAGATTGACCACGTCGGGATCGCCGTGGCCGACCTGGACGCCGCGATCGACTTCTACCAGCGGACGTTCGGGATGCGCTGCGTACACATCGAGACCAATGCCGAGCAGGGCGTTCGCGAAGCGATGCTGGCCGTCGGTCCGACCACCGAGGGTGGTTGCGTGCAACTGCTCGCACCACTCACCCCGGAGTCGACCATCGCCAAGTTCCTGGACCGGAACGGACCGGGCGTGCAGCAGGTCGCGTACACCGTGGTGGACATCGACGCGGCCTGCGCGGCGCTACGCGCGCGGGGCGTGCGGCTGCTCTACGACGCACCGCGGCGCGGCACCGCGGACTCGCGAATCAACTTCGTGCACCCGAAGGACGCCGGCGGCGTCCTCGTCGAACTCGTCGAGCCCGCCGCCGGTCACTGA
- a CDS encoding SigE family RNA polymerase sigma factor, whose translation MTFEEYVSSRGPALVRLARLLTGDEHRAEDLTQDTLSRAYVHWRRISRADRPDVYVRRMLVNANNSWWRRRSSRELAVETVVDRPQRGDLGGEVADRDEIWRLILGLPDRQRAVLVLRYYEDLDDATIAQILDCSPVTVRTHAMRAFANLRERYGAPATNGSRP comes from the coding sequence GTGACCTTCGAGGAGTACGTCAGCAGCCGGGGGCCGGCGCTGGTCCGGCTCGCCCGGCTGCTGACCGGCGACGAGCACCGGGCCGAGGACCTCACCCAGGACACGCTGTCCCGGGCGTACGTGCACTGGCGCCGGATCTCCCGGGCCGACCGACCCGACGTGTACGTGCGCCGGATGCTGGTCAACGCCAACAACTCCTGGTGGCGCCGCCGGTCAAGCCGTGAGCTGGCCGTCGAGACCGTCGTCGACCGGCCGCAGCGCGGCGACCTCGGCGGCGAGGTGGCCGACCGGGACGAGATCTGGCGGCTGATCCTCGGCCTGCCCGACCGCCAGCGGGCAGTGCTGGTGCTGCGCTACTACGAGGATCTCGACGACGCGACGATCGCCCAGATCCTGGACTGCTCGCCGGTCACCGTCCGCACCCACGCGATGCGGGCGTTCGCCAACCTGCGGGAGCGCTACGGTGCCCCGGCCACGAACGGGAGCCGGCCGTGA
- a CDS encoding alpha/beta hydrolase, giving the protein MPRMETEQRTVTANGITQAVRVAGPPDGTPVLLIHGNCSSALFWEPLVRRLPPTLRVVAPDLRGYGDSATAPVNATRGLRDFADDVAALLDDPTLFGASNVRPVVVGHSLGGGVAMQLLVDHPHRVNALLLAAPVSPYGFGGTHDLTGTPTTPDFAGTGAGTANPDFVARLAAGDRSADTPASPRAVLRATYVADPASLGTDEDLLLDTVLSTATGDDNYPGTAVPSENWPGTAPGERGVLNALAPTHFRLADELVAVAGKPPVAWVRGDADVIVSDTSLFDLAYLGSLGLVPGWPGAESCPPQPMIGQTRAVLERYAAAGGAYHEVVLPGCGHSPHLERPAEFVAELLALTTVPVP; this is encoded by the coding sequence ATGCCGCGGATGGAAACCGAGCAGCGGACCGTGACGGCGAACGGCATCACCCAGGCGGTCCGGGTGGCCGGCCCGCCGGACGGCACCCCGGTGCTGCTGATCCACGGCAACTGCTCGTCCGCGCTGTTCTGGGAGCCGCTGGTCCGGCGCCTGCCGCCGACGCTGCGGGTGGTCGCCCCCGATCTGCGGGGGTACGGCGACTCCGCGACGGCTCCGGTGAACGCCACCCGGGGTTTGCGGGACTTCGCCGACGATGTGGCCGCCCTGCTGGACGACCCGACGCTCTTCGGCGCCAGCAACGTCCGCCCAGTGGTGGTCGGGCACTCCCTCGGCGGCGGAGTGGCGATGCAACTGCTGGTCGACCATCCGCACCGGGTCAACGCGTTGCTGCTCGCGGCGCCGGTCTCCCCGTACGGCTTCGGTGGCACCCACGACCTGACCGGCACGCCGACCACCCCCGACTTCGCCGGAACCGGCGCCGGCACGGCGAACCCGGACTTCGTCGCCCGGCTCGCGGCCGGCGATCGGAGCGCGGACACCCCGGCCAGCCCACGCGCCGTCCTGCGAGCGACCTATGTGGCCGATCCCGCCTCGCTGGGCACGGACGAGGATCTGCTGCTGGACACCGTGCTCTCCACCGCCACCGGGGACGACAACTACCCGGGCACGGCGGTGCCCTCGGAGAACTGGCCGGGCACCGCGCCGGGAGAGCGCGGGGTGCTCAACGCGCTTGCGCCGACCCACTTCCGGCTCGCCGACGAGCTGGTCGCCGTCGCCGGCAAACCCCCGGTCGCCTGGGTACGCGGCGACGCCGACGTCATCGTCTCGGACACCTCGCTGTTCGACCTGGCGTACCTGGGTTCCCTGGGTCTCGTGCCCGGCTGGCCAGGCGCGGAGTCCTGCCCGCCGCAGCCGATGATCGGCCAGACCCGCGCGGTGCTGGAGCGGTACGCGGCGGCCGGCGGCGCGTACCACGAGGTCGTGCTGCCTGGCTGCGGTCACAGCCCACACCTGGAGCGCCCGGCGGAGTTCGTCGCGGAGTTGCTGGCACTGACCACCGTGCCCGTCCCCTAG